Below is a window of Deltaproteobacteria bacterium CG2_30_66_27 DNA.
TTTTCATCGCCGTCATCTACTTCATCATGTGCTTCGCCTTCACGGAGCTGTCCCGATGGCTGGAGCGCCGGTCGGCCTGGCGCAAAGCGATCTGACCCACCAGCCCCGTTGAACCGGTTATCGCTACGCGCATCGGATTCCCCCCCCCTGTCGGGGACACCATTATACGATGAGGTCCGGTCTGCTCACCTGTTCCCGGTGGGGTACTGGAGGATGATGCTGATCCGCCGATTCCGCGGGTCGTTCGGGTCCCCCTTGATCAACGGCTCCGTCGCCGCGAACCCGGATACCCGCGCAAGGCGGTCGAGATCCAGGCCGTTCGCCTCGAGCAGCTTCCTGGCCGCGGAAGCCCTCTCGGTCGAAAGCTCCCAGTTCGTGTATCGGCTGGACGAATACGTCAGTGCGTCGGTGTGCCCCTCGATCGCGATCTTGTTCGAAACATCCCCTATGCTCCCGGCGATGACACGGAAGATCTTCCGGGCGACAGGCGTCGGCTCGGCGCTCCCGAGAGGGAAGACCTCCCGTCCCTCCTTGTCGACAAGTTGGATGCGAACGCCTCCCTCGAACACTTCCACGATCACCTGATCCTTGACGTCCGCCAGCTGCCGCTCCATCTCCCTCCGGAGTTTCTCCTGGAGCTCCTCCCGGGTCACTTCCCTTTTCGCACCCTTGCCGAACTCCTTCGGCACGCTGATCTCGCCGCCGGTTTCGCTCACTATCGCGACGTTCTTCTCCATGATCGATGACCCGCTCTTCTCGAAGATGGCGAAGTGCTTGAAGTAGGTGGCGACACTGACCCGCTTCTCGGGGGAGACCATCGTGATGAGCCACATCAGGAGGAAGAACGCCATCATCGCGGTCACGAAGTCGGCGTAGGCAACCTTCCAACTCCCGCCGTGGGCGCTTTCATCCGCCCGCTTCCTGACACGCTTGATGATGACGCTTTTCTGGCCGCTCATTTTGGAATCGACCGGATCGCCTTCTCGAGTTCAGCGAAGGTCGGCTTGTCGCCGCCCGGGATGGCGCGCCGGCCGAATTCAACCGCAATCTGTGGAGCAGAGCCTCCGACGAACGCGACGAGGGCGAGCTTGATCACGTTGAAGCCCACTTCGCTTTCCTTCGTCTTGTGTTCGAGGTTTGTCGCCATCGGCCCGACGAAGCCGTAACACGCGAGGACACCGAGGAACGTCCCGACCAGGGCCGAGCCGATGCTGTGCCCCAGCACGGCCGGAGGCTGGTCGATCTTTCCCATCGTGAGGACGACCCCGAGCACCGCCGCGACGATCCCGAGCCCCGGGAGGGCGTCAGCGACCTTGGCGATGCTGTGGGAGGGGATCATCGAATCGTTGTGACCCGTTTCGATCTCGATATCGAGCAGGCTGTCGAGTTCGTGCGGGGGGATGCTTGTCGTGATGATCACCTTCATGTTGTCGCAGATGAAATTCATCACGCGCTGGTCCTTCACGATGCGGGGGTACCGTTGGAACAGTGGGCTCATTTGCGGCGTTTCGATGTCCCCCTCGATGGAGATAAGCCCCTCCTTCCGGATCTTGGAAAAGATCTGGAACAGCATGGAAAGCAGCTCGAGGAAGTGCGCCTTCCCGTGGTCCGTGGAACGGAACACCGACCCGACCTGGCGGACGACGGCGGATGCGATCTTCCCGGGGGATGCGATGAGGAACGACCCGGCCGCCGCCCCGAGGATGATCACGAATTCGGCCGGTTGAAGAAGGACCGAAAGATTGCCGTGCTCCATCAGGTATCCGCCGATGACGGCGCCGAGTACGACGGCCATGCCGACGAAGATCAGCAAGGACCCGCCCCTTTCCGGGTGGTCATCTCGTTCCTCCGGCCCCCGTCCCCGCGAGCAGGAGGACAACGTCCACACGTCGGTTACGAGCCCGGCCCTCGGGGTTGGTGTTCGAGGCCACCGGTCGGAACTCCGCGTAACCTGCGGCGGAGAGCCGGGCGGGCGAAACGCCGTATTCCGCAACGAGCCGCGCAAGGATGTTGGTCGCCCGGGTGGCGGACAGCTCCCAGTTGGAGGCGTACCGCGCATTCGAGATGGGGAGGCTGTCCGTGTGCCCCTCCACGGCCGCGTCGCATTGGGCTTTTTTCAACACCGCCGCCACCGCGGCGAGAGAGGCGGTGGAGGATGTCTTGACGTACGCCGTGCCGGCATCGAACAGCACGTCCTCGCTCATCGAGAGGACCAGGCCGCGAGGGTCCTGCCGGACGGTCACCGCCGCATCCGCGCCGCCCGCGGCGATGATCCGGTCCGCGTCGCGCCGGAGGCCCGACGCGGTAGGCGGGATCGGTACGATCCCCGCGATGATCGGTCTCGCGGATGCGGAGGGGTTCGAGCCGAAGGCCCCACGGGTCGAGCCGACGAATTCGCCGAGTTTGCCGGAATCGACCCGGCTCACCGCGTACATCACCGTGAAAAAGGCGAACAGCAGCGTGATGAAATCTGCATAGGACACCACCCAGCGGTCCGCGTTTTCCTGATGATCTTCCGGCTCGCGGCTCCTCACAGGTTCCCCTCCGTAAAGGCTCGGAGCTTTTCCTCGAGATAACGAGGGTTCACGCCGGACTGGATCCCGATCACACCCTCGAGGGTCATTTCCCGGAGCCACAATTCGTCGTTGAGCCGGTTGTTGAGCTTCTTCGACAGCGGGAGCAGGATGAGATTCGCCGTGCCGACGCCGTAGATCGTGGCGACAAAGGCGACCGCGATCCCGGCGCCGAGCTTCGACGGATCGGAGAGGTTCTCCATCACGTGGATGAGCCCGAGGACCGCTCCGAGTATCCCAACCGTCGGAGCGAACCCCCCCGCCGTCTCGAACACTTTCCCTACGCGTCGCCTCTCGCCCTCGTAGGTCGCGATCTCCCGCTCCATCGTCTCCTTGAGCATCTTCGGGTTCATCCCGTCGATCGCGAGGCGAAGCGAATTCCGGAAGAAGCCGTTCGGCATCCGCTCCAGCTCCGCCTCAAGAGCGATGAGGCCCTGCCTTCTGCCTACTTCGGAGTAAGCGGCGATCTGTCGGATGAGATCGAACGGGTCGGGCGACACGGGGAAGAAGACTTCCCGCAGCGAAGCGACGGCGCGACGCACGTCGGAAAACGGGAAACTGAGGAGGGTAGCGCCTGCCGTCCCACCGAAAACGATGACGGCAGCCGTCCCCTGGACGATGGAACCCGCGGACCCACCCTCAAGAAGGTTCCCCCCGACGATCGCCACGACCCCGAGCAGGATTCCGATGACGCTGGCGCGGTCCACCGCCCCCCTCCACACTACTTGCTCGAGTTCCGGATGATCTCCCGCAGACGCGTCAAGGAATACCGGATGATCTCGTCCCGGAGATTGTCGCTGATGTCGTAGAACTGCAGCGCGATCTCGTTTTCCCCTCCGCCCAGGTCGTCGACCCGGATGACGCTCCCGTAGACGATCACGCCGAACGGCGGGCGGGCGGGCAACAGCATCTTGATCTCGAGTTTCTCCCCGACCTCGTAGCGCTCTCCCGCCTGGAACCGCATCCCGGTTGCGCTCATGTTCACGCGCTTTTTCCCCGACCGCTGGAATCCGGCAGTCTCAAGGTCGAGCCGCTCGAGGACCATCCCCAACATCGATTGGATGTTGACGAGCATCTGCCATAGTTTCGGATTGACGTCCAAGTCGGGCGACTCGGCATCAAGGACACCGGCGTCGAAGAAGGGAATCAACCGTGAAACGGTCAATGACTCGTCTTCGCCCACTTTCCGCACGATCATCGGCACCACATCGTCTACGCGGAAGTATTCCCGGCCGTTCGACCAGATCCGGCGTAGCGTCAGGATGCCTTCGCCCTGTTCCACGACCTCGGCGAAGCACTGCTGCTCATCCCAGGAGATCATCAGGTGCTTGCCCGCCTCGATCCCTTGCCCCGCTTCGACTCCAAGGACGATGGTCTTGTCATCCGCGGATATGACGGTGCCACGCTGATTGACGACCTCCGGAAGCGCTTTATAGAAGACCTTTTCTCCCGGCGCAAGGTTCATGCGGGGACCTCCCCTCCCATCGGTGTCTCGATGAATACGCGCACTATTTCCGGGTCGAACTGGGTTCCGGCGCATCGATTGAGTTCGCCGATCGCGAAGTCACGCGTCCGCGCCTGCCGGTACGGCCTGTTCGAAGTCATGGCATCGTAGGAGTCCGCGACGCAGAGGATCCTTGCGGTCACCGGGATCTCCCGGCCGCGCATGGAATCCGGGTACCCGGAGCCGTTGAAATGCTCGTGGTGGTGACGGATGATCTCCCTTTCCTTTTCGAAGAACTTCATGGGCTTGACGATCTCGTCGCCGATGACGGCGTGGAGGCGGATTTCCCGGAGCTCCTCGTCGGAGAGACGTCCCGGCTTGAGAAGCACAGTGTCCCGGACGCCGATCTTCCCGATGTCATGGAGGTAGCCGCCGAACCGGATCGTGTCGATCTCGTCGGACCCGAGGTGCATCGCCTCCGCGGTCCGCAACGCGTACATCGTGACCCGTTCGGAATGCTGCTTCGTGTAGGAGTCCCGCGCTCCGACCGTGGCGATCAGCGATTTGAGAGAGTCAACGAGATTGTTATAGAAGACTTCGTAAAGTGCGTTGTTTTCGATCCTGGAGGCGATCTTTTTCACGAAATCGATCGCGAGGTAGATCTCCGTTTCGGAGAACGCGGTGCCGTCCGCCTTGGCGGATACGCTCAGGACGCCGAACACCTCGTTCCCTACAAGTAGCGGTATCGCGAGGAACTGGGAAGACATGGCGGCGCCGTCGTACGGGCTCGGCTCCCCCACATCCGCAACGTGGTACTGCCTCTTGTCGATGACCCGCGTAAGGAAGGTGCCGGCCAAGGGAAAGGCTTTCCCGACGACCCCGATCGCCGACTTGATCTCGAGCAGCCCATCCTGGACGATCCCGAACGACACTTCGTTGACCGCAAGAAGTTTAGCCGCCATTCCCGCGGCCCGGGCGAAGATATCATTGTTCCCATGGCAGGCGTCGACGTCGGTGCTGATCGAATAGAGGGTGCTGATCTCCTGGAGCTTCCCGAAGAGATCCGCGTTCAGCTTACGGAGCGACTCCTCCGACCCCTTCGAAGACGCGAGCCGGCCGAAGAGCTTCCTTTCCCCGATGATCTTCCCCGTGGTGGAGACGATCTTGTCGATAGGAAAGGGCTTCGTGATGAAGTCGTAGGCCCCCTGGCGCATCGCGTTGACCGCGATCTCCATCGAGGAAACGCCCGTGAGGACGACGATGGGCGTCTTGACGTCGATATCCTTGCACTTTTTCAGGAAATCCATGCCGTTGAGGCGCGGCATCGCCAGGTCGGTGAAGATGACGTCGAACTCGGAGGCGCGGATCTTCTCGATGCCGTCGAGACCGTCGGTCGCTATCACCGTCTCGTAGCCGCCGATCCCCGACAGGGTCTCCGAAAGCAGATCCCTTACCCCCGGTTCGTCGTCGATGATCAGAACTCTTCCCTTTTCGCTCGTTACCGGCATCGGGCTTCGGTCATCCCCCATCGAAATGATGGACCCACACATATACGTTTCCGGCCGGCACAGCCGCCCTCGGAGGTTTGCCTCGATCGGCAAGGGAGGTAAGACGGTTACCACCGGGTCGCCGGACAGTCGCCGAAAGGAATGCGCTACCCGCCGCTCTTGATTCGGGCCAGGACGGCGGTTTTGGTCTCGTCGATGACCCGTTGACGCTTCCCTTCCGACGAAATGGTCACGACGTCCTTCCTCTCCGGGGGGTCGACGTCCGGACCATGCGATCGGGCCTTCATGACCCGATGGTAAAGACCGGTTACTTCGCCGAACTGGAAAGGGAATACCGTCACCTGCCCTACCTCCTTGTGAGGCAGTACCAACAACATCTGCTGTTTACTTATCGGATAAACCCGGGGGATCTTAAGCGGGAGGGGACTTTTTAGGGGGCTTTGCTACCGGGCGAGGAGGTCCCGGATGCCGGAGAGGTCCTTTGCCCCGTCCGCAAGGAGGGGGGAGAGCTCGTACTGGATCAGGTCGGCCAGGGTAACCCAGTCCTTTCCCTCCATGGCGGCCTGCATCTGCTGAAACAGGGGAAGCGACTTTCCCAGGGAGGCGAAGGCGTCCGCCGGCACGGGCAGGGACGCGAGATGAGCGACGCCCTTCCTGATCTCCTGCACGAGGGCGACGAAGGCGTCGAGATTCGAGATCTCCGACGAGAGCGCCGTAAAGGTGTCGTCCGACGGGTCGACCCGAAGCCGGTTCGCGCAGGTCAGAAGCCGCCGGTCGATATCCCCGACGACCGCAAGAGCGTTGTCGATTCCTTCACGTATCGTTGCGAGCAGCGCGATCTGGCGCGGATCATCGGTTTGCATCGTTATCCTCCATGCGAAGGTTGGGTCAAGTATGGCACGAATCCCGTCGTGCATTCACATGCTTTTCGACAAGGCGCCCGATCACCTCCGCGAGGATCGAGAAGTGCGCCTTCCGGTCGCGGTAGAGCCCGAGGGCGGATTCCACCATGGGGGCAAGATCTTTCCCCTCGAGAGCCTCCTTCCCGAACCCGAAAAGGGTCTCCGGCGGCATGAGCGGGGGGTGGCTTCGCCCCAGCGTTTCGATCTCCAGGTCGATTGCGGGGACGTCTTTCCACGTCCGCTGGATCCACTCACCGTCAGGGGCCGGCTTGCACGCCTCGCGCGCGATCAGGGAAACCCTCGCGAGGGCTTCCCCGGCGAGGACTTCCATCTTCCGCAACGTCTCGAGGTCGGCGCCGAGCGTTTCGAGGCACCGCTCCAATTCCTCCTCGCCGTGCCACGCGGCCACCTTGGCCTCAAGAGCTTCACACACCCGCTCGACCGGGATCCCGGCGTTACCGTCGAGGATGTGCGGCCACGTCTCCCGATAGAGGTAGGTGTAGAACATCCGCCTGGCCAGGGGGCGCCGGATCAGGGGGACGTAGTCGAGGAGGCCGTCCCCCGCGAACCCGGAGCGGAAGACCCGAACGCCGCGCCAAACGGGAGCATCGTCGATGGCATCTACCGCGCCATCGGCCATGATCCGCCGCACAAGCTCGAACACGCTTTCGACCGTGACCATCTCCTTGCACAGGGGATTCGTGCACTCCACATGGAACCCGCACGGACCGCAAGGAATGGCCGCCTCGATCACGTAGTGCCCCTCCCCGTAGGGTCCGGTCTCCCGGAAGCAGACCTGACCGAGCGAGACGTCCAGGGAGGGCGTGCCGACCGCCGTGGCGATGTGAAGGGGCCCCGTGTCGTTGCTGACGAAGAGCGCGCACCGCTGGAGGAGCGCGGCGACCCCCCGCAGATCGGTCTTTCCGATGAGGTTGACTCCCTTCGCCGTCGCCAGGGAATCGAACTCCGCCCCGAGCGCCTCCTCCGATGGCGATCCCGTGAGCAGAACGCGGGCCCCGAAGGACTCCGCGAGCCGGTCGGCAAGCCGGGCGAAGGAGGCCACGGGCCACATCTTCAACGGGTGGCTCGCCCCAAGCTGGAAGCCGACGAGTAGATCCCCATCGCCGACCCCGTGTTCCGCAAGGACCGCCCGCGCGTTTCGCCTCTCTTCCTCCGAGATCGACAGGTAGAGTCCATTCCGGGACGGCAGAACCCCTCCGGCCTTGACCATCATGTCGCAGAGGTGGAAAGGGTTGAAGTTCCTGGAAGGGATCACGCCCATGAAGTACCTTTGCCAGGGGTGCTTGATGACCCGTTCCCCCTCTGCGCCCGCGGTCACGCCCCGTGTCTCCCGGGCGTTGAACAGCGAAGTCAGGACGGCGCTCTCCCCCGACGGCGTGAAATTGATCGCGAGATCATAGGCGGTGTCGTTCACCCCGTCGATGAAGGATTCGAGGCGCCGGTAGCTGCCGACGAGGGTTTGCCCCTCCTCGCGAACCATCTTCCGGAACGCCGGCTTGTCGAACACCACGAGCCGGTCGATGAACGGGATGTCCTTGCAGATCTCCGCGAAGACGGCGTTGACGAGCAGGGTGATCCTCGCCCCGGGATATGCCTCCTTGAGCCCCGCCATCACCGGCGTCGTCTGGACGAGGTCCCCCATCCGGGTCAGGTTGACGACGAGGATATCCTTCATCCCGCCCCCGCTCATCGCCCGATCGCGTTCAAGGCGAGGAAGATCCTCTCGACGCGGGAGAGCTCCCCGCGTTCCGACCGGATCTCGCGGACGACGTCGTCCAGCTTCAGGCTCCGCGCATTCGCGAACCGCGCCAGGTACCTCCCGAGGTCCGTTTCCGGCCCCGCCTCCCCGATGAGACGGTCGGGGTCTTCCCTCTCCCGCATCGCCTTCCACGGAGGAACGAAGCCGTTCCGGACGACGAAGTCGATCATCGCCTCCATCCGGCGCTCGTAGGTATGGTCCCGAAGAACCCTCTGGCGACCCCTCTCCGCGACCGCTTCCCTCTCTCCCGGGTGCGCAAGGTAATGGGCGATCTTCTCCCGGAGGTCGCCGAGACTGTCGAAGCAGATGACTTCCCTGCCGATTTCGAAAAAGTCGCCCAGGTGGGAGCGGGAATCCACGAGCTGGAATCCCCCGCACCCCGGGATCTCGAAGGTGCGCGGGTTCACGAAGTCCCCGTGGGGGTTCACCCCCTCGTGGTAGGCTGAGGAGTGGAGGTTGATGTTGATCCTG
It encodes the following:
- a CDS encoding flagellar motor stator protein MotA; the protein is MLIFVGMAVVLGAVIGGYLMEHGNLSVLLQPAEFVIILGAAAGSFLIASPGKIASAVVRQVGSVFRSTDHGKAHFLELLSMLFQIFSKIRKEGLISIEGDIETPQMSPLFQRYPRIVKDQRVMNFICDNMKVIITTSIPPHELDSLLDIEIETGHNDSMIPSHSIAKVADALPGLGIVAAVLGVVLTMGKIDQPPAVLGHSIGSALVGTFLGVLACYGFVGPMATNLEHKTKESEVGFNVIKLALVAFVGGSAPQIAVEFGRRAIPGGDKPTFAELEKAIRSIPK